The following is a genomic window from Neurospora crassa OR74A linkage group III, whole genome shotgun sequence.
ACCCAACACCCCCCGGATTTGCAGAGCATTCCCAGGGATATTCAACCACTCATCCCAAAGCCAACCACTCGCTCCGTGTCGCTCCAATCtttacttttcttccccatcaCGCTCTCCTGATTTTCACAACCTCCAACAGTGTCCAAGTCGACCATGAGCACCGCCATTGCCATGGCCGCGTCTCCGGCTCCTCACGACAGGCCCAACTACGGCTCCGACGTCTCTGCTAACACCGCTGCGTCCGCTTCCACATCGTCGCCCAGCGCGCAACGAACGGCCGCtgtaccaccaccgccgcccccATCCTCTTCGAACCCGAATGCGCCAGCTCCCCGGTCAGGTAGTGGCAGCCCCCGAGCTGTGGGTGCGACACCCGCTGCACACAAATCCTCTCCACCCAGCGCGTAAGTaatctcctttttttttgattGTCCATGTCTGTCGTCTtccttttctcctctttccatCTTTCGTCTCGATCTTCGTCTTTCGCTATTGCTACCGAGCAGTCACTAACCAGTCCACCGTCTTCGATAATACAGTTCTCGCAGCGCTGGTGGCTCGGCGCCCAGGATCATTGTCAAGAAGGAACCAGGCTCGCCCGAcgtccaacaacaaccaccgccaccaccaccaccccccacTGCCAGGCACCGACCCAGCAGACTGGATCTATCCAAGAACACAAACACCAACAACGGCGTTCCGGGTTCTGCACGACCACTCACTGCCCGTGACACCAGTGGACTTGGTATCAAGGAAGTCGGCATCGCTTGTTTATCGCCCGGCTTCATTACCCACGACCCGCTCATGAAGGAGCAAGTACATCGCAGTATGAGCGTGAAGGAGCAGCAGAAGCGGATCATCGAGTCCAGGTTACAACAACAGTCGGCCGGCTTCAAGGCCCCCGAAATTCCAGATAGGGATAAGGATGGAGGACACTTCGCTGCAAAGACACCAGGCCTAGCACGGAAGCGTGGCCCTCCGCCAGGATTGAGCATCGTCGCTCCCTCCCACGAGCAGTTCGCCAACGAAAGGGTCATCCAGTCTGCGCCCCTTGGCCAGTCGTTCCCTGGCAGACAGAATCCTCACCCCTTGACCCGTCACCTCATGAACCATAGTTCGAATCTCGCCAGCACATCGCACATCCACCATGTGCCTGCcaagcaaacaaacaatAGACTGCCGCCGATTTCAGATGTATTTGGTCAGGGCCTGTCTGGCCATCCGGATTCAAGTGGGCATGCTCTCTTTGCCAGCCAGAGTCACAACCACGGACCGCTGGCATCACCTCACCatccaccgccgcctccaccgccgcAACCTCAAGCCCCTGCATCTGCCAGGACAAGGGAGTACAAGTCCGCCGAGGAAGCACAGCAAGACCTGGCGGCCGGCCGAACAGAACTACTGCCCAAGTATGTACACTATAACAGCAGTAGCAGTCAACACCAACCCCCGACACCGCCATCTCCCCCCAACGGCCCAGCGCATCATCAcgcgccaccaccgccgacaTATCTGCCTTCTACGCACGCATCGTCCTCTCAAAGAGGCCCGCCCTCCCATATCAGTAATCATATGACCGACGCCAGCCGAAGCGCCAGTAACAATACTCCCGGCAATAAttacagcagcagcaacattcACAGCAGCACACTTCCCTCGTCGTCCGCTCCTAAGAGGAGGTCGCGGGTCGAGTACGAGGAAGGTGGAACCCCCCCGCTCGGTAATGGGAGGGCGCCACAAAGGAGGTCAGGGCCGTTCGGCGAAGGAAGAGATAGCCCCGAGACACAAagggcgaagaaggaggagttcATCAGGCTTTGCGAAAGAGCTTGGGATCTTTTCCACTCCTGATGATACTACTGCTACCAAGCGATATCATACCCGCATTATCACAATATCAATTACATAGCTGCACTAATAAGCTTCAAGCTTTGgcctcccttcttttcacaccttttttcttcttacaTTCCCCTCTTCCATTACCTCTATCCGACAGGGTATGATTATTACCACTACTGCCCATCACCTCCAAAATCTATTTTCTTCACAatcatctttcttcttctcatgtCTTTAAATGGGTTGGTGGCATTGGTACGGCGACTAGAGCCGGGTTGGGGGCGCGCGCgtgtgatggatggatggatggactgGCTGCTAGGTTTTAGGTGTTGCTTTATGTTCGTTTTTATGTAAGGGACGGATgtactggactggactggactgggctggactggactggaccggACTGGACTGCGTTTGGTGGGCTGATTAATCTATTAGGCGGATGGCAATGACGCCCAAAAGTCGAAAGTTTACTGAAATGTAGCTTCTTCTCAAAGCTATCTTCATTATGTTTCGTTGATTGTGTGTATCCGTGTCCAAAATAAGGAATAAGAGGGTgccgagagagagagatgggtatattatataccaAGTGTGCCTGTCACCCTATCATCAACTAGATCATTTTTTGTGGTTCTCGTATTATACTTCATTGCTGTGTTGTACGTTGGACATCACATCTCCTATTCCGGTTACTTAGTAAACTGGATGTAACAGGCAGTCCAACAGTAACTCTAATGTAACAACCAGTATCACAGGCTGGATTATTGCTGTCGCCCCAATTGTCCAGAAATTTGGGTTCAAACCTCCATCTGTTACTCCATTTATGCCGATGCTAAGGCTATCTCTTCAATCATGACACTGCCGCTGTTTTCTACCAACTGCTTCTTTGATTCCAAATTTACCTCTTTTCTGACCCCCCTCCTCTGCCTCTATCGCCCATCCCATTCCTTCTGTTCTCATTTGCTCTCCGCTCTTCTAACACAAGCTCCCGTCCCTTACGCTGTCACTCGCTCTTCACCCTTTGCCCGTCTTCCTCACAGCTCACAGGTCCGAATCTAAAACCAATTCCCCCAACGCGCATTCCCTTCCCAATCTGTTTGCTTCGCCTCGGCAACCACCCATTTTACCCTATTCCAGGGCGAGGAACATGGGTCCGGGttggtcctcctcctccaccttgaACCTTGTCTCAACTGTCATGCTTGTTGTACACGTGTAGTGCACTCGGGGCTTGATGATaatggtggcggcggcggcgacaagTGAGAGAGCGATCAGAGTTGACGTCAATGTCGAGATCGATCTCAAGCACCATATCTGGGTACGTTGCGTCCAGGAATGGAATGATAGGCATTGGCTGAAGCGTCCTGTTTGTGTTATATTGATTTGTCGTCAGGGGGTTCGTTGCTGTCGATCCCTCGCTTCTTGGGGTGTTCTCTCTTGCGTTCTTTGGGGGGCGGGTTGTTGTTTGCCAGGGACACGTTCACAAGGATCACGTCCTATTATTGTCTTTGGGGGTGCTGACAGTTGTCATAGCCGGGGCTTGTGGTTCTCCTTGAAGGTGAAAATCGCCGGCTGATACCGCGGCTATGGCCAGAGTATACTAAGTGGCTGCATGATTTTGAGCTTCGCTCGCTCAATCAACGACCCACTGCTGCCGATACTCGTCAAGTCCTCTTTGCTATCTTGTTTTCCAAACGAGCTCGGTTTGTTGAGTGCGCCTTGAACCCGAGTAGCGTCAAGTCAGGACAGGACTTACAACATGCATCGTACCGTCACAGTTGGGACATTGAGTTCTCGGAAGCCACATGTACTAGGCGTTGGGCGGAAGTTCTTGAGCTTGTTTTTCCGGCACGATCTTGACCACCAcgtcgccgccgctgccgccgtccCAGGCCATCACCACGGCGTTGTGGCGCATTATGCAGTCATAAGAGTCATTTGGGTACTTCTGGTGCACTTCGAGGCGTTTATTGAGCCATTCTGATAATTGGGGCTATACAAAAATGCATAGAGAAAAACAAAGATCAATGTCAGTGTTGTCTGCGTACCACGAACGATCCTTGACCAGGTGTGAACTGAGAGGGTATTTCCGATGGAGGAAGCGCCTCTCCGTTGGCCGGAGATGGAAGAGCCGGTACAGCACCAACAATAGCATCGTCACCACCAGCCGCAGCTCCAGCCCCAGAGGTCGGCGGCGTAGCAACCTTGATGGTTAGGTTGTGTTGTGAACCAGCAGCTGGAGTAGTGGGCGGTGGACCCATTGAGCCAGGCAGTGCTATGCTTGAGGCTCTTTGGTTACCGGGCGTCCCAGAGCCAGACggagccggcgccggcggttTCGTCCTGCTGTCTCGTCCTTGTATGATTCTCCGTAGCCTAGCGGGATGAACCCGAAGAGTAACAATGTGTTGCTGTTGCAAAGGCTCCTCAGTCTCTTCCCGTGTCGCTTCCCTGCCAAACCTACGCGACATCCTAGTCTCGTGATGGTGCACAATGGTCTCAGGGGTTTCCGACCGTCCGATGTTTGCCATGCGCTGGGCAGCGGCCGTGGCGGCCCCACGCATTCCACGTGTTCGTGCGGTTCCTGCTTGGGGTACCGACATGGCGGGTGAGTCTGGCGCGGAGTCCATACTGTCTTCTGAATCGGAAAGGTCTCCGTCTCGGATGATGCGCCTGCCCCGTCCCGGACCACCAGTAGTCGCCACTGGTCCCGTTGTCTTCTTGAAGAGCCGGCTGTCTTCGATATCCAGAACTCCGCCAGGAATGACTGAAGATACAATGGCTGTCCGAATCGTCCTTTGCCTTTCCTTGAGATCGGGCAACTGGGGCCCACCACGCCTGTTGACAGATCGTTTTTGTCTGCGTTGCTCGCGCGAGAACATAGTCTCGGTCCGTTCCAGTTCCGCCTCGGTGTTCTCGTACAGGTAGGGGGCATAGTCCTTTTGCTGTTGGTTGGGTCGCAGCGTGCAAGGAATCGGTGTTGGGAGGAAGGCGGCCGTAAGGTCTGGGTCTTCGATGGGACGCCCGTCGAAAGGATGTCCTACGCTGTAGAGACTGCGGGTGAAGAGCTGCGTCTGCTCGCGGATACAGTGGGCAATGGCCGTTGTGAATTCTCCCGAAAGAGATAGTTCATCGGCCATTCTCGCGGCAAACTCCTCTGGTGAGTTCATCGGATTGTTGATATCCCACTCGAATTGGTCCACCAGCGTGTGCTCTCTAATAGTGATATTCAGCTTGATCAAAATCCTCATGTCATCATTCTTGTACGCTGAGTAGGGTAATTCAGGATCCAAGGCGTCCTCTTCTGAATGGACAAAGGGATAAAAGTCCTGAAGTTGCTCCACCATCTGCGTGACCACTTGTTCATGAACGTGCTTGTCCATAGGCGGCTTCAGGCCCATGTCCTCGACTAACTGTGAGGCAAAGACCTCGACAGGAATAAGGCGCTCATGGAGGTTAAAGGTAAACGTGTCACGCAGTTTCACCTTGTCCCAGTCAACATCTATCCTGATGGGTACCAGCTCCTCATGCTGCTCGGCTTGTTTCTTGAGATCTTTGCGACTGAACTTGAGCGGCGGTGTCGTCCGCTTGCCCGGCCGAGGCTTCTGTGaagggtatataattttGACGGGCCCGCCTGTTTCCGTCACCCCGTTCCCGTAACCATTGTAACCCTGGCCGTAGAGCTGAGCTGGAGGTACCCTGTTCCGACTATCGCGACTGGTCATAGCTTTGTACTGGTCGACCCGTGCCAACCGGTTGCTCATGTCCTGGTTCAGGGCCTTTTGCGAATCTTTCAGAGCAGCGGCGTGAATCATGTCGCGCGTGACGAAACGGTCAACCAAGACCCTATTCAAACTATCCTTGTCGCGTTGGGTGACGGGCGGCGTCGCGCCATCTTGAGGGCTACCGGCCTTGGAGGCTGCCGAGGGGGCCTGCGAAGCCGAGGCGGCAGGCGTTCCGGAAGCATTGATCGAAGACGAGGCGTCGGCAGAAGAAGCGCCAGCCTCAGCGCCGGCACTGCCAGAGGCCATGGCCGAGGCAGAAGACAGCGAGGCGGCCATGGAGAGTCGCAGTCGCTATGCGTCGCCGTACCGGTCGGTCGCGTCTTCAACTACAGAGGAAGGAATGAACGATATGGATGGCGGTTGTCAATGCTGGGTAGCTAGCTACTGGTAGCTCTGGTCGCCGTGGTAATGTTGGTGTAAATCCGAGGAACTGAGGAACTGGACAGGTCGCGTTGTCTCGAGGTAACCTCTGCCAAAATCCTGTCGTGCGCTGGAGCCAGCAGAAAGGGCAGCTGGTTGGCGATGTTCCGTCTTGTTTCTCGTGTTTCGTGGTCGCCGTGATGCGATGCAGCCTAAAGCTATGCCAATTCTCGTCTATCGTCTGTTGCTTCTCCTTTGCGTGTTTGTTGTCCTTTCTGTCAGCTTCCAATTTTTGGGAGAAGAGATGAGGCTGGGCTGTGGCATGCACCACGACGGgctactagaggtagaggtagtgtgcTTGAGTAAGGTCAGGTCGGTACAACGGGAGGCAGTGGCAGCGAGGCAACTGAGCTTTGGCACCGCACGGCGCATCTTTCACTGACAGTTGGATGCCAAAGGTGAGAGCGACTTAGCGTCGCAGTGCTGTTCCTGACCAATGGAACAACAGCAGAAGACAGCCGTGTCCCAGACAGGGAGGGCGTGTGTCAGTCGCTCTAGAAGTACTGGGTACGCAGTCACTGGCGCCAATACTTGGTCAGAAGAGGTATTGAGGACCTGTCAGTTCATGGCCTGAGCGGATCTCTTTTTCTAACCAAAGCAGTTGCTTCTTGGCGCGCCTGAACCCCCCGTGTTACTGTCATTCATCGATGGCACTGCAAGACTTTCGAGAAAGAGTCCCGGCAGGCTTCTTTTGCCGTGCCATTGCGCTGCCGCGAGCCTGCCCAAAACGGCAACAGAACAAGACGGACGTCAACGTGGACTTGCGCCGACACAGGAACCGTGAACGTTGGTGGACTTGGAAATCCCGGAGCGAGAAAATGGCCCAGACTGATCAAAGGTAAGTATCTAGAGTGCGCAAGAATGCGATGTGAATGCGCTCCTCTGTGACAGCGAAGAAGCCCGCCAAAGTGACCGTCGCGGTCGCAATGACAATCGCAAAGAGCATCGTCATGCATTGAATTTGGCTGGATCCCGTACATAGAGGCAGTGGAGCACACAGGCTTCAATCCAATGACAGCAGGCGTGAGCACTGAGCACTGGGCACTGGGCGAGCACAAGACCCAGATCCAGAAAgaaccccctcccccgccttCACAAAATCCACGAGCAAAAGCAAAATCGCAACGCATCAAGCAGGTCCACCTTGAAGCTCCCGACTTTGCtgtttttcctccttcttttccactctccaccatccacaccccaaggtaggtagcttcAACATCCGCCCAATCTTTGACGCCGCACATTTATTCTAAGCCTTAGTTAGTAGTAAGCAGTCTATCGCTGTACATTTGCCCAAAATGGCCTCCGAAACTACCAAGCAGGAGATCGGTTAGTTGCAAACGAAGCTGAGCTACAAGCATGAAGCTTTTCTCTTCCGtttccctccctctcgtCCTCTacttcccccctcctccagctaCGCACTTTGAGAGGTTGGCGTCTAGACTCTCCTAACTTGTTCCTCATCATTCCTGGGAAAGCCGGCCCGAGCCTGCGACACACAGGCTCGGGCGCTTGCTTGTTGCTGGCTTGCTCTGTATATGCGCCCACTTGCTTCTCATAGGCTGACCCTGCTGCCAGACTACTCCCTCAACAACCCGGATACCCTCACCAAGTACAAGACCGCTGCTCAGATCTCTGAGAAGGTCCTTGCTGAGGTCTCCAAGCTCGTTGCTGCCGGCGAGAAGATTGTCGACATCTGCGAGAAGGGTGACAAGCTCATCGAGGAGGAGCTTGCCAAGGTCTATCGCGGCAAGAAGATCACCAAGGGCTTCTCCCACCCCACTACCGTCTCTCCCGCCGCTTTCGTCACCCCCTACACTCCCTTGACCTCGGACGAAAAGGAGGCCGCTGTTGAGATCCAGGCCGGTGAGCCCGTCAAGATTCAGCTCGGTGCTCAGATCGATGGCTTCGGTTCCATAGTTTGCGACACCGTCGTTGCCCCTGCCAAGGACCAGACCGATGATGTTATCGAGGGCCGCAATGCTGACCTGATGCTCGCCAACTACTACGCCAacgagctcctcctccgccttatGGTTCCCCCTGGCCTCCTCGCTACCGGTACCgatgaggagaaggccaaggccgcctCCCAGAAGCCTCCTTCGCAGGCCAAGATCACCGAACTTCTCCAGAAGGTTGTCCAGGCTTACGACTGCAACCTTGTTGAGAGCACCACCTCGTGGCTCTTCGACCGCAACGAGATcgagggcaagaagaagatcgtTATTGCTCCTGGCGACAACACCAAGGGCGAGGGTATCCCCGAGGTTGGCGAGGTCTGGGGTGTCGAGATGGGCGTCAGCTTGGGATCCGGAAAGGTCAAGCAGTTCGAGAACCGCACCACCCTTCACcgccgcaccaccaccacctatGCCCTCAAGCGTCCCAGCTCGCGCAAGCTTCTTTCTGAGGTCCAGAAGAAGTTCGGTACCTTCCCTTTCAGCTTGAGGCAGCTTGAGGACGAGCGTGATGCCAAGTCTGGTGTCATTGAGTGCGTCCGTGGAAACGTGTTCCGCGCTTACGAGGTTGTTGGTGACAAGGACAACTCCCCTGTTGCCAGACTCCTTACCACTGTTGGTATGTATCGAACGTTTGACTACTAGAATCAAGCAGTCTAGCTAACTGGTTCCATAGCCATCACCAAGAACGGCCTCACCAAGCTTGGCGCCGCCCCTGCGCTCGATCTCTCCAAGTTCAAGACCGACAAGAAgattgaggatgaggaaatTCTTGCCATCCTTGCCCAGCCCCTCTCCAGGAACACTGGcagcaagaacaagaacaagaagaagaaggccgctaagaaggagggtgagaAGGCCGATGAGGAGTAAATGGGTAGTTTGGACATGATTGGCTGTAGTAGTCTGATGTATGGATTAATGTGGAAAGTTGGGCTACCTTAGCTCGAAAGTTGCCTCTTCCCTGGCTAATTCCGGTGCATCTTTTGGGTTGTTGGTCCTTGGATGGAACATTTGGTCCGGCACGCTCTGCATCCCCGTGGCATTACGAGGGGTAACCCGCAAGCGACAACTGGTTCCATCAGAGACAGGAGGGGACCGAACGAAGGTGGGAGGATTCATCCCAGTGCCGAACCTTTCTCATTgcaacctttttttttttctttttttttcttccttagcTTATCAACACTGTACAAAGCAGGATGGCGTCCGCTAAGCGATGGGTCAATACATAATCCTGGGTTAGTCCTCGAAATATCAAAGCGATTGAACAATAAGTAATAAGAGAACAAAACAAGAGACTAAACAAATCGTTAATCGAATGGTAACTTCACACAGTTTCTTGTTTTTTACGGTACCTATATCTAGGTAGTTTTTGGGAAAGGCAGCGCCAGTATTATGTTTATGTATACGGATTCGTACATACACTCAATCgatgttcttttttttttttcctctatGGCTTATTATGGCTGATGCACTTGCCCTGCAATAGGCATTCATGTGCGAAATTTGGAGCTCCGTCACCAAAGACTGTGCAAAAGTGTCCCGCTTGGCCATTTTGTCTAAAGTTGCTTCCAGTCAAATTGCAATTGGGGGTTGCTGCGGCTTTTCGATGGACAGTTGTGTTCTGTTGGCCAAACCAGTATTAGGTGATCAGGTGCGTTCTGTATCCGACTCGGTCAGAATGAAACGGGCAGCACTTCGACTTCTTGCAGGACCGCTCATCAACATTCCATTTCTTATCCCACTCTCGCTCACACCCACAATACCGACACTGAAAAGAGGAAAACAGAACATGCTACATCTACTCAAGTTAGCGCGCTCCTAGCACCCGTTTTTCTCTCATGTTTTCTTCCTCGAGCCTAGCAGCGTatgacaagaacaacaacagcttCAACTACCCTACTAACTCCACAGCAGTAGCCCGCCGGAAAGCAAACTGGAGCCCGGAACCTCAGCATCGTGCAACCCGTGGTTTGTGTGTTGCTCAAGCGGCCAACTGAGGACGTCTATCCAGCCTGACCATCAATCACCCAGCACTCGCTGTCACGAAACGAAACCAGGACCACCTACGTGCCGGTTGGGGACCATATGACAAAGGGTTGAATCGTTCAGATGCGTGCGCAAGGTTCGTGACGTAAACTTGTCAGGGGACGTCAACAACAAGTCTCCTTGAGGCATCGCTGAATCTGGGTTACGGTGCCTATGAATCACAGATCACcatcacctcacctcacctcacgtCCCACGTGAACGACAAGGTATATCGGGCTTGCGGTCCAAGGTAAAAAGCTCCAGCTATTGAAAATACACTCTGGATTGAGCCCCGgcttctacctacctatcttgaAATTCCTTGTTGCGCATCATCTACTCGGGTCCCGGTGTTGAACCAAAGTCCTGCTCGGGAAGGAATCAATTAACCAGGGCAGTCAGCTGAAAATCAGTTTTAGCGGCTGTTTACGACAGCAACAGCGTTGACGACCCCCTGAAGCTATCGTTCTTCTGGCCACTACAAGCCGCTGAGGGGTTCGCTGCAAGCACCACTGCAGCACCTTCGACTGCTCCTCCCTCTACTGAATGCCTCTTCATCCCAAGCATCCCTCCTTTTCCTACCTAGGTCGACTTATTTACGACCGTGAGTCCGGCCCCCTTCCTGCCGTCACCCCCCAAACAACACCAGCTGTCGTCCTCTTTCCACCTTCACCCGCCTTGTTCTTCCCCTTAAATCCCTACCCTTTTGCACGCGTGCCATCGCCTCGGAGGCGGTCATTTCGGCATATTTCTTATTTTGGGCACAGAGCAGGTAATACTTTCACAGCCTCCTATCGGTTCCTTATCGCGGCGATACTAAGTAGCTGGTATAGGCGCGAGTGCACACACCGAAAGGGACTCCTGGGGTGGTGGTTCCATCGAAGCCGCCTAAACACACCTTTCAGCACTTGGGATTTTGCAAAGGGGGCGAACCCGCGGTCCGTTCGATAATCTCGTAGCCCGCATTCCGATTTGCCTACCCCCTCCAGCTTGCGGCCCGCGCATCCCTTCACCAAGCACAGCCATCCGTCGAGGAC
Proteins encoded in this region:
- a CDS encoding curved DNA-binding protein, whose amino-acid sequence is MASETTKQEIDYSLNNPDTLTKYKTAAQISEKVLAEVSKLVAAGEKIVDICEKGDKLIEEELAKVYRGKKITKGFSHPTTVSPAAFVTPYTPLTSDEKEAAVEIQAGEPVKIQLGAQIDGFGSIVCDTVVAPAKDQTDDVIEGRNADLMLANYYANELLLRLMVPPGLLATGTDEEKAKAASQKPPSQAKITELLQKVVQAYDCNLVESTTSWLFDRNEIEGKKKIVIAPGDNTKGEGIPEVGEVWGVEMGVSLGSGKVKQFENRTTLHRRTTTTYALKRPSSRKLLSEVQKKFGTFPFSLRQLEDERDAKSGVIECVRGNVFRAYEVVGDKDNSPVARLLTTVAITKNGLTKLGAAPALDLSKFKTDKKIEDEEILAILAQPLSRNTGSKNKNKKKKAAKKEGEKADEE
- the snf5 gene encoding SWI-SNF complex subunit; translated protein: MAASLSSASAMASGSAGAEAGASSADASSSINASGTPAASASQAPSAASKAGSPQDGATPPVTQRDKDSLNRVLVDRFVTRDMIHAAALKDSQKALNQDMSNRLARVDQYKAMTSRDSRNRVPPAQLYGQGYNGYGNGVTETGGPVKIIYPSQKPRPGKRTTPPLKFSRKDLKKQAEQHEELVPIRIDVDWDKVKLRDTFTFNLHERLIPVEVFASQLVEDMGLKPPMDKHVHEQVVTQMVEQLQDFYPFVHSEEDALDPELPYSAYKNDDMRILIKLNITIREHTLVDQFEWDINNPMNSPEEFAARMADELSLSGEFTTAIAHCIREQTQLFTRSLYSVGHPFDGRPIEDPDLTAAFLPTPIPCTLRPNQQQKDYAPYLYENTEAELERTETMFSREQRRQKRSVNRRGGPQLPDLKERQRTIRTAIVSSVIPGGVLDIEDSRLFKKTTGPVATTGGPGRGRRIIRDGDLSDSEDSMDSAPDSPAMSVPQAGTARTRGMRGAATAAAQRMANIGRSETPETIVHHHETRMSRRFGREATREETEEPLQQQHIVTLRVHPARLRRIIQGRDSRTKPPAPAPSGSGTPGNQRASSIALPGSMGPPPTTPAAGSQHNLTIKVATPPTSGAGAAAGGDDAIVGAVPALPSPANGEALPPSEIPSQFTPGQGSFVPQLSEWLNKRLEVHQKYPNDSYDCIMRHNAVVMAWDGGSGGDVVVKIVPEKQAQELPPNA